The proteins below come from a single Drosophila teissieri strain GT53w chromosome 3L, Prin_Dtei_1.1, whole genome shotgun sequence genomic window:
- the LOC122617008 gene encoding dual specificity protein phosphatase Mpk3, whose translation MPETEHETCSKEWLQSQLRSLDSKELILLDCRGSHEYSESHIRGAVNLCIPSIVLRRLALGKIDLASTIKSPELKQRIQSGYKLCWFILYNGEGVSGQNQEIAGAGSLSIAMDSIISILHRRLKQDGCRVVALQDGFNNFRQAFPEWCEDDNQAHNKEIESSRNVQTDQLMGLRSLRISTTLSDSACSSSAESSDCESSSHHHHHQSHHNYNEAPVEIIPGLLFLGNATHSCDSEALKKYNIKYVLNVTPDLPNKFKESGDIKYLQIPITDHYSQDLAIHFPDAIQFIEEARSASSVVLVHCLAGVSRSVTVTLAYLMHTRGLSLNDAFAMVRDRKPDVSPNFHFMQQLLSFEGQLRLRPGSRFSCSCIAPDCNCMQTTGYMAAHLANTTGVSPDSGIEFDRWTPSDTGLK comes from the exons ATGCCAGAGACGGAGCACGAAACTTGCAGCAAGGAGTGGCTGCAGTCGCAGCTGCGATCCCTGGACTCCAAGGAACTGATCCTGCTGGACTGCCGCGGCTCCCACGAGTACAGTGAGTCCCACATCCGCGGAGCCGTCAACCTCTGCATCCCCAGCATCGTTCTCCGGCGCCTGGCACTGGGCAAAATCGATCTGGCCTCCACGATCAAGTCGCCCGAGCTGAAGCAGCGCATTCAGTCGGGCTACAAGCTCTGCTGGTTCATCCTGTACAACGGCGAGGGCGTGTCCGGCCAGAATCAGGAAATCGCCGGAGCCGGATCCCTATCCATCGCCATGGACTCCATCATCAGCATTTTGCACCGCCGCCTCAAGCAGGACGGCTGCCGAGTGGTTGCCCTACAAG ATGGCTTCAACAATTTTCGCCAGGCATTTCCTGAATGGTGCGAGGACGATAATCAGGCGCACAACAAAGAGATAGAATCTAGTCGCAATGTTCAGACCGATCAGTTAATGGGTCTTAG GTCCCTACGCATTTCCACAACGCTATCCGATTCCGCGTGCAGCAGTTCGGCGGAATCGTCGGATTGCGAGAGCTCCagccaccatcaccaccaccaaagTCACCACAATTACAACGAGGCGCCCGTGGAGATAATTCCCGGACTTCTCTTCCTGGGAAATGCCACCCACAGCTGCGACTCAGAAGCATTGAAAAAGTACAATATAAAG tATGTTTTGAATGTAACACCAGATTTGCCAAATAAGTTCAAGGAGTCGGGCGACATCAAGTATCTGCAGATTCCCATCACGGATCATTACTCACAAGATTTGGCCATACATTTCCCGGATGCCATACAGTTTATAG AGGAAGCGCGGTCCGCAAGCTCGGTGGTGCTGGTCCACTGCCTGGCCGGAGTTTCGCGCTCGGTGACCGTGACGCTCGCCTACTTGATGCACACCCGGGGCCTGAGTCTCAACGACGCCTTCGCGATGGTGCGGGACCGGAAGCCGGATGTGTCGCCCAACTTCCACTTcatgcagcagctgctgtccTTCGAGGGACAACTGCGCCTGAGACCTGGCTCCAGGTTCTCGTGCAGCTGCATTGCGCCGGATTGCAATTGCATGCAAACCACGGGCTATATGGCCGCCCATTTGGCGAATACCACCGGGGTCTCGCCAGACTCCGGCATCGAGTTCGACCGCTGGACCCCGTCCGACACGGGTCTTAAATGA